A single genomic interval of Arachis duranensis cultivar V14167 chromosome 7, aradu.V14167.gnm2.J7QH, whole genome shotgun sequence harbors:
- the LOC107458330 gene encoding uncharacterized protein LOC107458330, whose translation MAAALECWSSRATTTTEDDMVEQVLMRSHQRSEGLTALDPPSSSSSSSSSTTASSTNSTKDSNNSIVHKKLQKLSRNVSEAIASLKNTLNIQDSNTTRDPLSSSSSSSSSSSSSSSSSSSFSTTTTTTTTNSSKIEGSRKVVWGCVVRNLTQLYPGSQLPEKLMSNIRKHYDSLPLSYAQADFDMKDVFLHIKLMEQASASDYPAILIQEESDDDGGGCDVVKGSVLKLTFACNSPISWPAMSSALDSSSISCKKVQIFEKKSFTIGIVLLVVQQGQEKLVRTRVENALRFAMKKSKTSAVKLPFGLCGCQEEISKGRSERGEIEEDGGGDASSCYVMREFENSSQKIQLQVPLPSSSFVVSVDEWQTIKSGCNEIEKWVLNSDNVDFLDQIGPNSYKGFYNGKRVGIEKLKGCDKGNAYEFELRKDLLELMTCGHRNILQFVGICVDDNHGLCVVTKFMEGGSVHDLLLKNKKIHAKDIVRIAVDIAEGIKFMNDHGVAYRDLNSQRILLDRHGNACLGDMGIVTACKSVGEAMEYETDGYRWLAPEIIAGDPESVTETSMSNVYSFGMVIWEMVTGEAAYSAFSPVQAAVGIAACGLRPEIPKDCPQTLKSIMTKCWNNIPSKRPQFSEILTLLLRPNNINR comes from the exons ATGGCTGCAGCATTAGAGTGCTGGTCCAGCCgcgccaccaccaccaccgagGACGACATGGTCGAGCAGGTCCTCATGCGCTCCCACCAAAGATCCGAAGGACTCACCGCACTCGATCccccctcctcctcctcctcctcttcctcttccacCACCGCCTCTTCCACCAACTCAACCAAAGACTCCAACAATTCCATCGTCCATAAGAAGCTTCAGAAGCTCTCACGAAACGTTTCCGAAGCCATTGCGTCACTTAAGAACACTCTCAACATTCAAGACTCCAATACTACAAGGGAcccactttcttcttcttcttcttcttcttcttcttcttcttcttcttcttcttcttcttcttctttctctactactactactactactactacgaaTTCTTCGAAGATCGAAGGGTCACGGAAAGTTGTGTGGGGCTGCGTTGTTCGAAACCTGACTCAGCTATACCCTGGAAGCCAGTTACCGGAGAAGCTCATGTCCAATATTCGGAAGCACTACGATTCGTTGCCACTCAG CTATGCACAAGCTGATTTTGATATGAAGGATGTGTTTCTTCACATCAAGCTGATGGAACAAGCATCAGCCAGTGACTACCCTGCCATCCTGATTCAAGAGGAGagtgatgatgatggtggtggttGTGATGTAGTTAAAGGGTCTGTGTTGAAGCTCACTTTTGCTTGCAACTCTCCGATCTCGTGGCCTGCAATGTCTAGTGCATTGGACAGTTCATCCATTTCCTGCAAGAAAGTTCAGATCTTTGAGAAGAAAAGTTTCACAATTGGGATTGTTCTCCTTGTTGTTCAGCAAGGTCAAGAGAAGCTGGTGAGGACCCGGGTCGAAAATGCTCTCAGATTTGCGATGAAGAAGTCAAAAACCAGTGCTGTGAAGCTCCCCTTTGGGCTCTGTGGGTGCCAGGAAGAGATCTCAAAAGGGAGATCAGAGCGtggagaaattgaagaagatggtGGTGGGGATGCATCATCATGCTATGTGATGAGGGAGTTTGAGAATTCAAGCCAAAAGATTCAGCTTCAGGTTCCATTGCCTAGTTCATCTTTTGTTGTGTCAGTGGATGAATGGCAGACAATAAAATCAGGTTGTAATGAGATTGAGAAATGGGTGTTGAATTCAGATAATGTTGACTTTTTGGACCAGATTGGACCAAATTCCTATAAAGGTTTCTACAATGGGAAAAGGGTTGGCATTGAAAAACTCAAGGGGTGTGACAAAGGGAATGCTTATGAGTTTGAGCTCCGAAAAGATCTTCTTGAACTTATGACTTGTGGCCACAGAAACATTCTTCAGTTTGTTGGTATCTGTGTGGATGATAATCATGGTTTGTGTGTAGTTACCAAGTTCATGGAAGGTGGTTCTGTGCATGACTTGTTGctgaagaacaagaagattcaTGCTAAGGATATTGTGAGAATTGCAGTTGATATAGCTGAAGGAATCAAGTTCATGAATGATCATGGTGTTGCTTATAGGGACCTTAATTCACAGAGGATCCTGTTGGATAGACATGGGAATGCATGCTTGGGAGACATGGGAATAGTCACTGCTTGCAAGAGTGTTGGTGAAGCAATGGAGTATGAAACTGATGGATACCGGTGGCTAGCTCCTGAG ATAATTGCCGGGGATCCTGAGAGTGTGACAGAGACATCGATGAGCAATGTTTATAGTTTCGGCATGGTAATTTGGGAGATGGTAACTGGTGAAGCAGCATATTCAGCATTCTCACCTGTTCAAGCAGCAGTTGGCATTGCTGCTTGTGGCCTTAGACCTGAAATCCCAAAAGACTGTCCACAAACACTAAAATCAATCATGACAAAGTGCTGGAACAATATCCCTTCGAAACGCCCTCAATTCTCCGAGATCTTAACATTGTTGCTGCGTCCAAATAACATCAATAGGTAA